In Halapricum desulfuricans, a single window of DNA contains:
- a CDS encoding 2-hydroxyacid dehydrogenase, with protein MNVFVAANLSEDGIERLESLGLNVEYDPIEERDGRMPTETLKERLADVEIFVSGFEGVPAEVMDAAPDLEVIACPRGGPEASVDIGAATERGIPVLYAPGRNAETVADHTLGLLLSVTRNISLAHHRLREGTYTGSPSADAAEGGEREDVTWGIGRDSPYVTLRGPELGTRTLGIVGFGRIGRRVAKRAKDGFNMNVIAYDPFVDHVEMEPFGVEKVTDLQDLCRQSDVVSLHADVNPTSRDLVGSEEFEAMPDHAFFINTARAAIIQEGTLVEALQNDEIRGAAMDVYHQEPIAEDDPLLGMDNVVTTPHIASASQDVIDRHSELIVQDIEALLSGEDPMHVKNPETLDDVDLSTI; from the coding sequence ATGAACGTATTCGTAGCAGCAAACCTTTCGGAGGATGGCATCGAGCGGCTCGAATCACTCGGCCTCAATGTCGAGTACGATCCGATCGAAGAACGCGATGGTCGAATGCCCACCGAGACGCTGAAGGAGCGGCTAGCGGACGTCGAGATTTTCGTCTCCGGTTTCGAGGGAGTCCCGGCAGAAGTCATGGACGCGGCTCCCGATCTCGAGGTGATCGCCTGCCCGCGCGGCGGCCCGGAAGCGAGCGTCGACATCGGGGCTGCGACTGAACGGGGGATTCCGGTGCTGTACGCCCCCGGACGGAACGCGGAGACGGTCGCTGACCACACGCTGGGGCTGTTACTTAGTGTCACCCGGAATATCTCCCTCGCTCATCACCGACTTCGCGAGGGGACTTACACCGGGAGTCCCTCGGCAGACGCGGCCGAAGGGGGCGAACGAGAAGACGTGACCTGGGGAATCGGCAGGGATTCACCGTACGTCACGCTACGTGGCCCTGAACTGGGGACGCGGACGCTCGGCATCGTCGGATTCGGTCGGATCGGCCGTCGCGTCGCAAAGCGTGCAAAAGACGGGTTCAACATGAACGTTATCGCCTACGATCCCTTTGTCGATCACGTCGAAATGGAGCCGTTCGGCGTTGAGAAGGTGACTGATCTGCAGGATCTGTGTCGGCAGAGTGACGTCGTCAGCCTGCACGCAGACGTGAACCCGACATCACGCGATCTCGTTGGCTCAGAGGAATTCGAGGCGATGCCGGACCACGCCTTCTTTATCAATACAGCTCGCGCGGCGATCATCCAGGAAGGCACGCTCGTCGAAGCGCTCCAGAACGATGAGATCCGGGGGGCAGCGATGGATGTCTATCATCAGGAACCGATCGCCGAAGACGACCCGCTACTCGGGATGGACAACGTCGTCACGACGCCGCATATCGCTTCTGCGTCCCAGGACGTGATCGACCGTCACTCCGAACTCATCGTCCAGGACATCGAGGCGCTCCTATCCGGCGAGGATCCGATGCACGTCAAGAACCCAGAGACGCTTGACGACGTGGATCTATCGACGATATAG
- a CDS encoding IclR family transcriptional regulator, whose product MTDSDNPPVKAVQTSHRVLEAIVESGGVTLADLDDQLDHSRSSIHNHLSALTQLGYVIKDGQTYRTSLRFLEIGATARTHFDLYNVGRPHAENLSDATGLSASLLTFEREQLTCLYTASAMDVNGSPITTGDVLPLHCTAPGKAILAAHSAEEAAVLLSESERTPCTENTQSTEALRESLEDIRTQGWAVDREEWQTGIRCIATAVSDTDGNLHGALCVTGPTDSLSGKRFEQDVPGLLISSAQEIRSKLS is encoded by the coding sequence ATGACAGACAGCGACAATCCCCCGGTCAAGGCGGTCCAGACTAGCCACCGAGTTCTGGAAGCGATTGTCGAGTCCGGCGGCGTAACACTCGCAGATCTTGACGACCAGCTGGATCACTCCCGAAGTTCGATCCACAATCATCTCTCCGCGCTCACTCAGTTGGGATACGTGATCAAGGACGGGCAAACGTACAGAACCAGTCTCCGGTTTCTGGAGATCGGGGCAACGGCGCGCACGCACTTTGATCTCTACAACGTCGGTCGCCCCCACGCCGAGAACCTATCCGACGCGACCGGCCTGAGCGCGAGTCTACTCACGTTCGAACGCGAACAACTCACCTGCCTGTACACAGCATCCGCGATGGACGTCAACGGCTCCCCCATCACGACCGGTGACGTGCTTCCGCTTCATTGTACGGCCCCCGGAAAAGCCATCCTGGCGGCACATTCCGCTGAAGAAGCAGCGGTGCTTCTCTCGGAATCCGAGCGAACACCGTGTACGGAGAACACGCAGTCGACTGAAGCGTTGCGAGAATCACTGGAGGACATTCGCACCCAGGGGTGGGCAGTCGATCGTGAGGAGTGGCAGACAGGGATTCGATGTATTGCGACAGCCGTCTCCGATACTGACGGCAATCTCCATGGGGCACTCTGTGTCACTGGCCCGACTGACTCACTGTCCGGTAAGCGATTTGAGCAGGACGTTCCCGGGCTGCTCATCAGTTCAGCCCAGGAAATCCGATCAAAGCTATCCTGA
- the dgoD gene encoding galactonate dehydratase, with the protein MEITDYEVFSVPPRWVFLRLETDTGLIGWGEATLAGHSKTTIAAVETVMEHYLLGKDPLEIERHWQAMYRGQYFRDGPILTSAIGGIDMALWDLKGKHFGAPIYELLGGRARDYIDVYQWIGGESASVVRDAAATAVANGYNILKMEAVAQTERLSSPDTIDQARDRVAAVREEIGEQIDLVVDFSGRVATGTAKRLAAELDEYEPLFYEEPVRPAHLEALPKVEAHTTTPLGTGERLYSRWAFQDLIGDRLVDVVQPDPSSAGGISEVKKIANAAEAVDISVSLHSPFGPIAFAACLQLDMVCPNALAQGQDLEIHEPENNDLLAYLDDPTAFGFEDGHVRAPNAPGLGIGVNEKYIRRQAELDVNWQNPIWYHDDGSIGEW; encoded by the coding sequence ATGGAAATCACGGACTACGAGGTGTTCTCCGTGCCGCCTCGATGGGTCTTTCTCCGACTCGAAACGGACACTGGACTGATTGGATGGGGCGAAGCGACGCTGGCTGGTCATTCGAAAACGACGATCGCAGCCGTTGAAACGGTCATGGAACACTACCTGCTGGGCAAAGATCCGCTGGAGATCGAGCGCCACTGGCAGGCCATGTATCGCGGGCAGTACTTCCGGGACGGTCCGATTCTCACGAGCGCGATCGGCGGAATCGATATGGCACTGTGGGATCTCAAGGGCAAGCACTTCGGCGCCCCCATCTACGAGCTTCTCGGCGGCCGAGCACGCGATTATATCGACGTGTACCAGTGGATCGGCGGCGAGTCCGCTTCCGTCGTCAGGGACGCCGCAGCCACTGCCGTCGCGAACGGGTACAATATACTCAAAATGGAAGCAGTCGCACAGACCGAACGGCTCAGCTCTCCTGACACGATCGACCAGGCGCGTGATCGTGTCGCCGCCGTGCGTGAAGAAATCGGCGAGCAGATCGATCTCGTCGTCGACTTCAGTGGGCGGGTTGCGACGGGGACAGCAAAGCGGCTCGCGGCGGAGCTCGACGAGTATGAACCGCTGTTCTACGAAGAGCCGGTCAGACCCGCTCATCTGGAAGCGCTTCCGAAAGTCGAAGCTCACACGACGACTCCGCTCGGAACCGGCGAACGACTCTACTCACGATGGGCATTCCAGGATCTCATCGGAGACCGGCTGGTTGATGTCGTACAGCCGGATCCATCGAGTGCTGGCGGTATCTCGGAAGTCAAAAAGATCGCCAACGCCGCCGAAGCAGTCGATATTAGCGTCTCTCTCCACTCGCCGTTCGGTCCAATTGCTTTCGCAGCCTGCCTCCAACTCGACATGGTCTGCCCGAACGCCCTCGCACAGGGCCAGGACCTCGAAATTCATGAACCGGAGAACAACGATCTGCTGGCATACCTGGACGATCCGACCGCGTTCGGTTTCGAGGATGGCCATGTCCGGGCTCCGAATGCCCCCGGGCTCGGCATCGGTGTCAACGAAAAATACATTCGCCGACAGGCCGAGCTGGACGTCAACTGGCAGAACCCGATCTGGTATCACGACGACGGAAGTATTGGTGAGTGGTGA
- a CDS encoding FGGY-family carbohydrate kinase, with product MTDVLIGVDAGTSMIKAVAYTTEGQPLYKSSRKNEVLRPESGWREQDMDDTWDATAATLREVAEQLNPQDEILGLGVTGQGDGCWLIDDEGQPVRDAILWHDERASDIIGEWQETDVNEQLYDVCGSVQFPGSSLAILLWLQEHETETIMQADTVFFSKDWLKYRLTGEVTSDPSDMSLPYVDVETGEYSSEVFEIVDAPQLESLLPPLHDPLDVIGEVTTEAAKQTDIPAGTPVVSGLFDVPCSMFGSGVSHAGEGASVVGTTSLNQVLMDEPDPSPDGVGMTLSLGLDGENGFGEQRWTRVMASMIGTPNLDWWLDMLRYREDPDYAAIEKRASEIPIGSEGVLYHPYLSGSGERAPFLNTKARAQMIGLEPDHTEEHIVRAVYEGVGMAMKDCYEHIPDTPEEVYVAGGGANSDFWCQMFADAIDAEFAVPEGEEFGAKGAALLAGAAVGVFDDFQAAVRESRTVEQTYQTDPAASEKYDKLYQYYKHTYETMFDIWDKRVETMEAIERIDE from the coding sequence ATGACAGACGTACTCATCGGTGTCGACGCTGGCACGTCGATGATCAAGGCGGTGGCATACACAACAGAGGGGCAACCCCTGTACAAGAGCAGTCGAAAGAACGAGGTTTTGCGTCCCGAGTCCGGGTGGCGCGAGCAGGATATGGATGATACGTGGGACGCGACGGCTGCGACACTCCGGGAAGTCGCCGAGCAGCTAAATCCGCAAGACGAGATCCTCGGGCTGGGAGTTACAGGACAAGGCGACGGCTGTTGGCTGATCGACGACGAAGGGCAGCCGGTCCGGGACGCGATCCTCTGGCACGACGAACGGGCGAGCGATATCATCGGCGAATGGCAGGAGACCGACGTCAACGAACAGCTGTACGACGTTTGTGGCAGTGTCCAGTTCCCGGGATCGAGTCTGGCGATACTGTTGTGGTTGCAGGAACACGAGACGGAGACGATCATGCAGGCCGATACGGTCTTTTTCAGTAAAGACTGGCTCAAGTACAGGCTCACCGGAGAAGTTACGTCGGACCCTAGTGATATGTCGCTGCCGTACGTCGACGTTGAGACCGGCGAATACTCCTCGGAAGTGTTCGAAATCGTTGACGCTCCGCAACTCGAATCGCTGCTACCGCCATTGCACGACCCGCTTGACGTCATCGGCGAGGTGACGACCGAGGCGGCCAAGCAAACTGATATTCCAGCAGGGACCCCTGTCGTCTCTGGCCTATTCGACGTTCCCTGTTCGATGTTCGGTAGTGGCGTCTCTCACGCCGGGGAAGGTGCCTCGGTCGTCGGAACGACCTCGCTCAATCAGGTGCTGATGGACGAACCCGATCCCAGTCCCGACGGTGTCGGGATGACGCTGTCGCTGGGGCTGGACGGTGAGAACGGGTTCGGCGAGCAGCGATGGACCAGGGTCATGGCTTCGATGATCGGCACGCCGAACCTGGACTGGTGGCTGGACATGCTCCGGTACAGGGAGGACCCTGACTATGCGGCCATCGAGAAACGTGCCTCCGAGATCCCGATCGGCAGCGAAGGTGTACTCTACCATCCGTATCTCAGTGGCTCCGGCGAGCGCGCGCCGTTTCTCAACACGAAGGCACGTGCCCAGATGATCGGTCTGGAACCCGATCATACCGAAGAACACATCGTCCGGGCTGTTTACGAGGGTGTCGGAATGGCGATGAAAGACTGCTACGAGCATATCCCGGACACACCCGAGGAAGTCTATGTGGCCGGAGGTGGGGCCAACTCTGACTTCTGGTGTCAGATGTTCGCCGACGCCATCGACGCCGAGTTCGCCGTCCCCGAAGGAGAGGAGTTCGGTGCCAAGGGCGCTGCATTGCTCGCTGGGGCGGCAGTCGGTGTCTTCGACGACTTCCAGGCCGCCGTTCGAGAATCGAGGACTGTCGAACAGACGTACCAGACTGATCCGGCCGCGTCAGAGAAATACGATAAACTTTATCAATATTACAAGCACACGTACGAGACGATGTTCGACATCTGGGACAAGCGCGTCGAGACGATGGAGGCGATCGAGAGGATAGACGAGTAA
- a CDS encoding class II aldolase/adducin family protein, whose amino-acid sequence MTDDLMLQTERAKVSELGREMLDQGLTKGTGGNISVRSGDRVAISPSGVPYREIEPEDVPVVDLDGNRLDGEREPSSEIAMHTGILRERDDVGGVVHNHSPYATTFASLGEPVPASHYLIAYVGDQIPVAPYETFGTPELAEAALDTLGDEYNACLLENHGVVTVGETVDAAFEVAMMVEYCARIHYQAVSIGEPNVLPGEEIDTLLEAFEGYGEAH is encoded by the coding sequence ATGACAGATGACCTCATGCTTCAGACGGAGCGCGCGAAAGTAAGCGAACTCGGACGCGAGATGCTTGACCAGGGACTCACGAAGGGGACTGGCGGAAACATCAGCGTCAGGAGCGGCGATCGGGTAGCGATTAGCCCGTCGGGCGTTCCGTACAGAGAAATCGAACCCGAAGACGTTCCTGTCGTCGACCTCGATGGCAACCGGCTTGACGGCGAGCGTGAACCGTCAAGCGAGATCGCGATGCACACCGGGATACTCCGCGAACGCGACGACGTCGGTGGCGTCGTGCATAACCACTCGCCGTATGCGACCACCTTCGCGAGTCTGGGCGAGCCGGTCCCGGCCAGCCACTACCTCATCGCCTACGTCGGCGACCAGATCCCCGTTGCGCCGTACGAGACCTTCGGGACGCCCGAACTGGCTGAAGCGGCACTCGACACCCTCGGCGACGAGTACAACGCCTGCCTGCTGGAGAACCACGGCGTCGTGACCGTCGGCGAGACCGTCGACGCCGCTTTCGAGGTCGCAATGATGGTCGAGTACTGTGCGCGCATCCACTATCAGGCAGTCAGTATCGGCGAACCGAACGTCCTGCCCGGCGAGGAGATCGACACGCTCCTCGAGGCCTTCGAGGGCTACGGTGAGGCGCACTGA
- the glpA gene encoding anaerobic glycerol-3-phosphate dehydrogenase subunit GlpA yields the protein MPPRVVVIGGGATGTGTARDLAMRGFDVTLLERGNLTHGTTGRTHGHLHSGGRYAVSDQESAIDCIEENRILRDIASHCIEDTGGLFVQLEGDSDEYFQQKLDGCEECGIPTEVISGEEARRQEPHLTEKTERAIRVPDGALDPFRLAVANAADAVEHGATIETHAEVVDLLVEDDAVAGVRFERQQSNHLGEGTEGDIATIDADHVVNAAGAWAGQIAAMADIDVAMAISKGAMVVTNVRQVDTVINRCLPKGEGDTIIPHETTVLLGANDEPVDDPDDYPEKQWEVEMMIDVASEMVPIVENARMLRAYWGVRPLYDPNSGETEDTGDVTRNYFVLDHAQRDGVAGFTTVVGGKLTTYREMAESVTDHVCEQFGIERECRTADEPLPGSEDFSVLRDYMAEFGLRSPVGRRSVERLGSRADEVLTTDDPNPVICECEGVTRAEVQDAIEQSGSDLNAVRIRTRASMGNCQGGMCVHRLASELHEANVDGETFDETVAREAWDELLQERWKGQRHALWGQQLSQAMLNYALHATTQNRDNDPADGEPIDFAAFDSDP from the coding sequence TTGCCACCCAGAGTCGTCGTGATCGGCGGCGGTGCGACCGGCACGGGCACTGCTCGTGACCTCGCGATGCGCGGGTTCGACGTCACACTGCTCGAGCGAGGGAATCTCACCCACGGGACGACCGGTCGGACGCACGGACATCTCCACAGCGGGGGCCGATACGCCGTCTCCGATCAGGAGAGTGCCATCGACTGCATCGAGGAGAACAGGATTCTCAGAGATATTGCGTCACACTGCATCGAGGACACCGGTGGTCTGTTCGTCCAGCTTGAGGGCGACTCGGACGAATACTTCCAGCAGAAACTCGACGGGTGCGAGGAGTGTGGTATCCCGACAGAAGTCATCTCCGGTGAGGAAGCACGCAGACAGGAACCGCATCTCACTGAGAAGACCGAACGGGCGATCCGAGTCCCGGACGGTGCGCTCGATCCGTTCCGGCTGGCCGTCGCTAACGCCGCTGACGCCGTCGAACACGGTGCGACGATCGAGACACACGCCGAGGTCGTCGATCTGCTCGTCGAGGACGACGCTGTCGCTGGTGTCAGATTCGAGCGCCAGCAGTCGAACCACCTCGGCGAAGGAACTGAGGGTGACATCGCGACGATCGACGCGGATCACGTCGTCAACGCGGCCGGCGCGTGGGCCGGCCAGATCGCTGCCATGGCCGATATCGACGTGGCAATGGCAATCTCGAAGGGGGCGATGGTCGTCACGAACGTCCGCCAGGTCGATACCGTGATCAATCGCTGCCTCCCCAAAGGTGAGGGCGATACGATCATCCCCCACGAGACGACGGTCCTGCTGGGTGCCAACGACGAACCCGTCGACGATCCGGACGACTATCCCGAAAAGCAGTGGGAAGTAGAGATGATGATCGACGTCGCGTCGGAGATGGTACCGATCGTCGAGAACGCGCGGATGCTCCGCGCGTACTGGGGAGTCAGGCCGCTTTACGATCCGAATTCGGGCGAGACTGAAGATACTGGAGATGTGACGCGTAACTACTTTGTCCTCGATCACGCACAGAGAGACGGCGTCGCTGGATTTACCACCGTTGTCGGGGGCAAACTCACGACCTACCGCGAGATGGCCGAATCCGTCACCGACCACGTCTGCGAGCAGTTCGGCATCGAGCGCGAATGTCGGACCGCCGATGAACCGCTACCGGGCAGCGAGGACTTCTCGGTCCTGCGCGATTACATGGCGGAGTTCGGGCTTCGATCGCCGGTCGGGCGGCGCAGCGTCGAGCGACTCGGCTCGCGCGCGGACGAGGTGCTCACGACCGACGACCCGAACCCGGTGATCTGTGAGTGTGAGGGCGTCACGCGCGCGGAGGTGCAGGACGCGATCGAGCAGTCCGGCTCGGATCTCAACGCCGTCCGCATCAGGACCCGCGCCTCGATGGGCAACTGTCAGGGCGGCATGTGCGTCCACCGGCTGGCGAGTGAACTCCACGAGGCCAACGTCGACGGCGAAACCTTCGACGAAACCGTCGCCCGCGAGGCCTGGGACGAACTGCTTCAGGAACGCTGGAAGGGCCAGCGCCACGCCCTCTGGGGCCAGCAACTCTCCCAGGCGATGCTGAACTACGCGCTCCACGCGACCACCCAAAACCGCGACAACGACCCCGCAGACGGCGAGCCGATCGACTTCGCCGCGTTCGATTCAGACCCGTAA
- the hemB gene encoding porphobilinogen synthase produces MDLTERPRRLRRDGIRGLVSETDLSASDLIAPVFVDATTDERRPIESMPGHERVPIDEAVDRVEEIRETGVEAVIVFGIPESKDETGSRAWATEGVVQEAVRRISTATDAYVITDVCLCEYTEHGHCGVIEPDARADPTLTVENDPTLELLAKTAVSHAEAGADMVAPSSMTDGMVGAIREALDEAEYADVPIMSYAAKYESAFYGPFRDAADGAPAFGDRRHYQMDPANRREAIREVELDVRQGADVLMVKPALPYLDVVSDVREHFDRPVAAYNVSGEYAMLHAAAEKGWLDLEETAYEALLSIKRAGADLILTYFAEDIADRL; encoded by the coding sequence ATGGACCTCACAGAGCGCCCGCGTCGCCTCCGACGCGACGGGATCCGGGGACTGGTCAGCGAAACCGACCTCTCGGCCAGCGACCTGATCGCGCCGGTGTTCGTCGACGCGACGACCGACGAACGCCGCCCGATCGAGTCGATGCCCGGCCACGAGCGCGTCCCGATCGACGAGGCCGTCGACCGTGTCGAGGAGATCCGTGAAACCGGCGTCGAGGCGGTCATCGTCTTCGGGATCCCCGAGTCGAAAGACGAGACGGGATCGCGCGCCTGGGCCACTGAGGGCGTCGTCCAGGAGGCCGTCCGGCGGATCAGCACGGCGACCGACGCCTACGTCATCACCGACGTCTGCCTGTGTGAGTACACCGAGCACGGCCACTGTGGCGTGATCGAACCGGACGCCCGGGCCGATCCGACGCTCACCGTCGAGAACGACCCGACCCTCGAGTTGCTCGCGAAGACGGCCGTCTCCCACGCCGAGGCCGGCGCGGACATGGTCGCTCCCTCCTCGATGACCGACGGGATGGTCGGCGCGATCCGGGAGGCGCTGGACGAAGCGGAGTACGCGGACGTACCGATCATGAGCTACGCCGCGAAATACGAGTCGGCCTTCTACGGGCCGTTCCGCGACGCGGCCGACGGCGCGCCCGCGTTCGGCGACCGACGCCACTACCAAATGGACCCGGCAAACCGCCGGGAAGCGATCCGCGAGGTCGAACTCGACGTCCGGCAGGGCGCGGACGTGCTGATGGTCAAGCCCGCGTTGCCGTACCTCGACGTCGTGAGCGACGTGCGCGAGCACTTCGACCGCCCCGTCGCGGCCTACAACGTCTCCGGGGAGTACGCCATGCTCCACGCCGCCGCCGAGAAGGGCTGGCTCGATCTGGAGGAGACGGCCTACGAGGCGCTGCTCTCGATCAAGCGTGCCGGAGCGGATCTCATCCTGACGTACTTCGCCGAAGACATCGCTGATCGGTTGTAG
- a CDS encoding NAD(P)(+) transhydrogenase (Re/Si-specific) subunit beta, with the protein MADGILAQQFDEQVLQLVYLVAAIMFIQGLRDMTHPRTATRGNLISSGGMFLAVTITVLWFEILSPAVLAAGLLVGGAIGAYLAVAVETTEMPQLVGLFNGFGGGASAVVAGAELVDVFAGGGPLSVELTASAAVAAIIGSVTFSGSFVAAGKLHGVVGDSPVGTNTGHALKVAFLSVALVAGTVLVVQPSLFGGVPTAEWIPVYWLVVAAALLLGVFLVVPIGGADMPVVISLLNSYSGLAAATTGFVLNNTVLIVAGTLVGAAGMILTIIMCESMNRSLANVFFGGLGGDDDSEEMEDIYEGNITETSPEEVVMLMETADRVVIVPGYGMAVAQAQHAVAELVELLEDNGVDVEFGIHPVAGRMPGHMNALLAEADVPYDKMRELEEVNPTFSQTDLVIVTGANDVVNPRANEDDGSPISGMPILNVDQARHVVVNKRSLSPGFSGIANPLFARDNASMLFGDAKESMQALVNEYKEATS; encoded by the coding sequence ATGGCCGACGGAATCCTCGCCCAGCAGTTTGACGAACAGGTACTCCAGCTCGTGTATCTCGTCGCCGCGATCATGTTCATCCAGGGCCTGCGCGACATGACCCATCCGCGGACGGCAACGCGCGGGAACCTGATCTCGTCCGGCGGGATGTTCCTGGCGGTCACGATCACCGTCCTGTGGTTCGAGATCCTCTCGCCGGCGGTCCTCGCGGCGGGGCTGCTGGTCGGCGGCGCGATCGGGGCGTATCTCGCGGTCGCGGTCGAGACCACGGAGATGCCACAGCTGGTCGGGTTGTTCAACGGGTTCGGCGGCGGCGCGTCGGCGGTCGTCGCCGGCGCGGAACTGGTCGACGTGTTCGCCGGCGGTGGCCCCCTTAGTGTCGAACTGACGGCGTCGGCGGCCGTCGCCGCGATCATCGGCTCAGTGACGTTCTCCGGGAGCTTCGTCGCCGCAGGGAAGCTCCACGGGGTTGTCGGCGACTCGCCGGTCGGTACCAACACCGGCCACGCGCTCAAGGTCGCGTTCCTCTCGGTCGCGCTTGTCGCCGGCACCGTCCTCGTCGTCCAGCCGTCGCTGTTCGGCGGCGTGCCGACCGCGGAGTGGATCCCCGTCTACTGGCTCGTCGTCGCGGCGGCACTCCTTCTGGGCGTGTTCCTCGTCGTGCCGATCGGCGGCGCGGACATGCCGGTCGTCATCTCGCTTCTGAACTCCTACTCGGGGCTGGCGGCCGCAACGACCGGGTTCGTCCTGAACAACACCGTGCTGATCGTCGCCGGGACGCTCGTCGGCGCAGCCGGGATGATCCTGACGATCATCATGTGCGAATCGATGAACCGCTCGCTGGCGAACGTCTTCTTCGGCGGTCTCGGCGGCGACGACGACAGCGAGGAGATGGAGGACATCTACGAGGGCAACATCACCGAGACCTCGCCCGAAGAGGTCGTCATGCTCATGGAGACGGCCGACCGGGTCGTCATTGTCCCCGGCTACGGGATGGCCGTCGCCCAGGCCCAGCACGCCGTCGCGGAACTCGTCGAACTGCTCGAGGACAACGGCGTCGACGTCGAGTTCGGGATCCACCCGGTCGCGGGTCGAATGCCCGGACACATGAACGCCCTGTTGGCCGAGGCGGACGTGCCCTACGACAAGATGCGCGAACTCGAGGAGGTCAATCCGACCTTCTCACAGACGGATCTGGTGATCGTCACCGGTGCCAACGACGTCGTCAACCCGCGGGCCAACGAGGACGACGGGAGCCCGATCTCGGGGATGCCGATCCTCAACGTCGATCAGGCCCGCCACGTCGTCGTCAACAAGCGCAGTCTCAGCCCCGGCTTCTCCGGGATCGCCAACCCGCTGTTCGCCCGCGACAACGCCTCGATGCTATTTGGCGACGCCAAGGAGTCGATGCAGGCGCTGGTCAACGAGTACAAGGAAGCGACCTCGTAG
- a CDS encoding NAD(P) transhydrogenase subunit alpha — protein sequence MTFVENLTLFVLSAFVGYEIITKIPTNLHTPLMSGANAISGITLLGSVVVAGSGSTTLATALGFVAVVMATINVVGGYLVSHFMLSEFSQGGR from the coding sequence GTGACGTTCGTCGAGAACCTGACGCTGTTCGTCCTCTCGGCGTTCGTCGGCTACGAGATCATCACGAAGATTCCGACGAACCTGCACACGCCGCTGATGTCCGGCGCGAACGCCATTTCCGGGATCACCCTGCTGGGGTCAGTCGTCGTCGCCGGCTCCGGGTCGACGACGCTGGCGACCGCGCTGGGATTCGTCGCGGTCGTCATGGCGACGATCAACGTCGTCGGTGGCTACCTGGTGAGTCACTTCATGCTGAGCGAGTTCAGCCAGGGGGGCCGATAG